One genomic segment of Clostridium saccharoperbutylacetonicum N1-4(HMT) includes these proteins:
- the kdpB gene encoding potassium-transporting ATPase subunit KdpB, which translates to MSNEKRESKFITKEILNEAIIESFKKLNPKYMIKNPVMFVVEVGFVITLLLTFLPSLFGDKGNNLQVYNFIVAVILFITVLFANFAEAVAEGRGKAQAENLKKMRKDTVAKLLNSDGTTKIINANELKKGDVVLVENGEIIPNDGEVIDGIASVDESAITGESAPVMKERGGDFASVTGGTKVVSDWLKIEITATPGESFLDKMISLVEGASRQKTPNEIALNTVLVSLTIIFLIVIVALYPMAQYSGVSIYISTLIALLVCLIPTTIGGLLSAIGIAGMDRVTKFNVIAMSGKAVEACGDVDTMLLDKTGTITFGNRLAAEFIPVGNSDKTELINYAVICSLKDDTPEGKSIVELGRKSGTTVNGEEYKNQDFIEFTAQTRMSGLDLPNGLKIRKGASDAIKNRIKELGGNIPKDLDDAVNGVSKLGGTPLVVCVNEKAYGVIYLKDTVKPGLVERFQRLREIGIKTVMCTGDNPLTAATIAKEAGVDEFIAECKPEDKIAAIKKEQEQGKLVAMTGDGTNDAPALAQADVGLAMNSGTTAAKEAANMVDLDSDPTKILEVVEIGKQLLITRGALTTFSIANDVAKYFAIIPAIFTVAIPEMQIMNVMGLSTPYSAILSALIFNAIIIPLLIPIAMKGVKYKPMKAETMLLRNMLIFGGGGVLVPFVGIKIIDIIITPLVRVLNIG; encoded by the coding sequence ATGAGTAATGAAAAGAGAGAATCTAAATTTATTACAAAAGAAATATTAAATGAAGCAATTATAGAATCTTTTAAAAAACTTAATCCAAAATATATGATAAAGAATCCAGTAATGTTTGTAGTTGAAGTAGGATTTGTTATAACCTTATTGCTTACATTTTTACCAAGCTTATTCGGAGATAAAGGGAACAACCTACAAGTATACAATTTTATTGTGGCAGTAATACTCTTTATAACAGTACTTTTTGCAAATTTTGCTGAAGCAGTGGCAGAAGGACGTGGAAAAGCTCAAGCTGAAAATTTAAAGAAAATGCGTAAGGATACTGTAGCTAAACTTTTAAATTCTGATGGAACTACTAAAATTATAAATGCAAATGAATTAAAAAAAGGAGATGTAGTTTTAGTAGAAAATGGAGAGATAATTCCAAATGATGGTGAAGTTATAGATGGAATAGCGTCTGTAGATGAATCAGCTATAACTGGTGAATCAGCACCTGTTATGAAGGAACGTGGAGGGGATTTTGCCTCAGTTACAGGAGGCACAAAGGTTGTAAGTGACTGGCTTAAAATTGAAATAACAGCAACTCCAGGAGAATCTTTCTTGGATAAAATGATTTCTCTTGTAGAAGGGGCATCAAGACAAAAGACTCCAAATGAAATTGCTCTTAATACTGTACTTGTAAGCTTAACAATTATATTTCTTATAGTAATAGTTGCACTATATCCAATGGCACAATATTCCGGGGTTTCAATCTATATTTCTACCCTAATTGCACTTTTAGTTTGTTTAATACCTACAACTATTGGAGGGTTATTATCAGCTATTGGTATTGCAGGTATGGATAGAGTTACAAAATTTAATGTTATAGCTATGTCAGGAAAAGCAGTAGAAGCCTGTGGTGATGTTGATACAATGCTTCTTGATAAGACTGGAACAATAACCTTTGGTAACAGACTTGCTGCAGAATTTATACCTGTTGGAAATTCAGATAAAACAGAGTTAATAAATTATGCTGTAATATGCTCATTAAAAGATGATACACCAGAAGGAAAATCAATAGTTGAACTTGGCAGAAAGAGCGGTACAACAGTTAATGGAGAAGAATATAAGAATCAGGATTTTATTGAATTTACAGCTCAAACAAGGATGAGTGGCTTAGATTTACCAAATGGATTAAAGATAAGGAAAGGGGCTTCAGATGCTATAAAGAATAGAATAAAAGAACTTGGAGGAAATATTCCAAAAGATTTAGATGATGCTGTAAATGGAGTTTCAAAATTAGGTGGAACACCTCTTGTAGTTTGTGTTAATGAAAAAGCATACGGAGTTATATATCTTAAGGATACTGTTAAACCAGGTCTAGTAGAAAGATTTCAAAGACTTAGAGAAATTGGAATTAAAACAGTTATGTGTACAGGAGACAATCCTTTAACAGCAGCAACAATTGCTAAAGAAGCTGGTGTAGATGAGTTTATAGCAGAATGTAAACCAGAAGATAAAATTGCTGCAATTAAGAAAGAGCAGGAACAAGGTAAGCTTGTAGCAATGACTGGTGATGGAACTAATGATGCACCAGCTCTAGCACAGGCAGATGTAGGACTTGCAATGAATAGTGGAACTACAGCAGCCAAAGAAGCAGCAAACATGGTGGATTTGGACTCAGATCCGACAAAGATTCTTGAAGTGGTTGAAATAGGGAAACAGCTTTTAATTACAAGAGGAGCTTTAACAACTTTTAGTATAGCTAATGATGTAGCTAAATACTTTGCAATTATTCCAGCTATTTTTACAGTAGCTATACCTGAAATGCAGATTATGAATGTAATGGGACTTTCAACACCATATAGTGCTATATTATCAGCGCTTATATTTAATGCAATAATAATACCATTACTTATTCCAATAGCCATGAAGGGTGTAAAATACAAACCAATGAAAGCAGAAACTATGCTTCTAAGAAATATGCTTATTTTT